In Thermospira aquatica, the following proteins share a genomic window:
- a CDS encoding YgiQ family radical SAM protein, translating to MFLPMTRAEMEKRGWTELDVILITGDAYIDSPFSGVAIIGRVLEDAGYRVGIIACPDPRDEDAFKALGKPKLFWGITAGAMDSMVANYTPLGKRRFQDDLLPEGKLTRPDRATIVYTNTILRLFGREVPIILGGIEASLRRIIHYDYWDDDLRRSVLMDSKADYLVYGMGEKTILEIAHKLARNEDIRDIRGLCYLSSSPPPEGIELPGWDEVKKDPLAFIEMFHLFYANQDPITGKRLFQRQTPNDAPPRYLIHNPPALPLTTEELDHVYELPYEHDAHPLHKKQGRIRALETIQFSLTTHRGCYGGCHFCAIGVHQGRWIISRSEDSLLREAKRLTKHPAFKGYFFDVGGPTANMWQMDCAKKAKSGACRERHCLLPHPCERLIPSHERQIRLLQAIRRLPGVKGVFVASGIRPDLVYADPDGEAYVREIAFYHTSGQLKLAPEHTESKILSLMGKPDLETLLRFRRDFLRFSHEAGKKQFLSYYFIAAYPGCSREDMIKAKHFIQKHLHLTPEQVQIFTPTPSTYASVMYYTERDPFHPERKLFVEKNPSEKQKQKDILQTSLEKAKKKP from the coding sequence GGGGTAGCCATTATCGGGCGCGTTCTGGAAGACGCGGGGTACAGGGTAGGCATCATCGCCTGTCCCGATCCACGGGATGAGGATGCCTTCAAGGCTCTGGGAAAACCAAAACTTTTCTGGGGTATTACCGCTGGTGCCATGGATTCCATGGTGGCTAACTACACTCCCCTGGGAAAGCGTCGTTTCCAGGATGACCTTTTGCCCGAGGGGAAGCTTACCCGTCCTGACCGGGCTACCATTGTCTACACCAATACTATCCTTCGCCTTTTTGGAAGAGAGGTGCCCATTATCCTGGGGGGGATAGAGGCAAGTCTTCGTCGGATTATTCATTATGACTATTGGGATGATGATCTTCGTCGTTCAGTGCTCATGGATAGCAAGGCAGACTACCTTGTCTACGGCATGGGAGAAAAAACCATCCTCGAGATAGCCCACAAGCTTGCAAGAAACGAGGACATCCGGGATATTCGTGGCCTCTGCTATCTGAGTTCTTCACCACCACCAGAGGGCATTGAACTCCCGGGCTGGGACGAGGTCAAAAAAGATCCGCTTGCTTTTATCGAGATGTTTCACCTCTTTTATGCCAATCAGGATCCCATCACAGGAAAAAGACTCTTTCAACGCCAGACGCCCAACGATGCACCACCACGCTACCTCATCCATAATCCTCCCGCCCTTCCTCTTACCACCGAAGAGCTCGATCACGTCTATGAGCTTCCCTATGAGCATGATGCCCATCCTTTGCACAAAAAACAGGGCCGGATTCGAGCCCTTGAGACCATCCAGTTTTCGCTTACCACCCATCGGGGGTGTTACGGGGGATGCCATTTCTGTGCAATTGGAGTCCACCAGGGGCGATGGATCATCTCCCGATCAGAAGACTCTCTTCTCCGGGAGGCAAAAAGACTCACAAAACACCCCGCCTTTAAGGGATATTTTTTTGATGTAGGAGGACCAACTGCCAACATGTGGCAGATGGATTGTGCGAAAAAGGCAAAAAGTGGGGCATGTCGAGAGAGACACTGTCTTCTCCCTCATCCGTGTGAGAGGCTTATCCCTTCCCACGAAAGACAGATCCGACTCCTGCAAGCCATTCGCCGTCTGCCGGGGGTGAAAGGGGTTTTCGTTGCCTCAGGGATTCGCCCCGACCTCGTCTATGCTGATCCGGACGGCGAAGCCTACGTGCGCGAGATTGCCTTTTACCACACCTCAGGGCAACTCAAGCTTGCCCCCGAACATACGGAGAGCAAGATTCTCTCCCTCATGGGGAAACCTGATCTTGAAACACTCCTTCGCTTTCGCAGGGATTTTCTCCGATTTTCTCACGAAGCCGGAAAGAAACAGTTTCTTAGCTATTACTTTATTGCAGCCTATCCCGGCTGTTCACGTGAGGACATGATCAAAGCCAAACACTTCATCCAGAAGCATCTTCACCTCACTCCTGAACAGGTGCAGATCTTTACCCCTACTCCTTCGACCTATGCCTCGGTGATGTATTACACCGAAAGGGATCCCTTCCATCCAGAGCGCAAGCTCTTTGTCGAAAAAAATCCCTCTGAAAAACAAAAACAAAAGGATATCCTGCAGACAAGCCTGGAAAAGGCCAAAAAGAAACCCTAA
- a CDS encoding SemiSWEET transporter, translating into MEILGFIAGFCTTLFLVPQVIKVIKTRQTRDIALGMYVLMVVGVFFWLLYGISTRALSVIVANSITFILSLIVLIYKLREKPEA; encoded by the coding sequence ATGGAAATTTTAGGTTTTATTGCAGGTTTTTGTACGACACTGTTTCTCGTTCCTCAGGTGATTAAGGTCATCAAAACGCGTCAGACACGGGATATCGCTCTTGGGATGTATGTTCTGATGGTGGTTGGGGTGTTTTTCTGGCTTTTGTATGGGATAAGTACACGTGCACTATCGGTTATTGTGGCTAATAGTATCACGTTTATCCTTTCTTTGATTGTTCTTATTTACAAACTTCGAGAAAAACCTGAGGCTTAG
- the purN gene encoding phosphoribosylglycinamide formyltransferase — MIFRRKHRLVILISGRGSNMKAILEAVKKKEIPHTRVVGVISDNPDAEGLTIARRYGVRALYLSAAPYKTKLEGPAEEVYIRTIKRMKPDLIVLAGFMRVVKPRFIQSFPNKIINIHPSLLPAYPGLHTHERVLAAGEKESGCTVHFVNEKVDGGKRIIQARVQVLPGDTPQTLAARVLEKEHKILPYAIRLLLEKKISYDSLVEPIQWGEEWKF, encoded by the coding sequence ATGATTTTTCGACGGAAGCATCGTCTTGTCATATTGATCTCCGGACGCGGATCAAACATGAAAGCGATTCTTGAAGCGGTGAAAAAAAAGGAAATTCCCCATACGAGGGTAGTGGGTGTCATCAGCGACAATCCTGATGCAGAGGGTCTCACCATAGCTCGTCGTTATGGTGTACGTGCCCTCTATCTTTCTGCGGCTCCTTACAAGACAAAACTGGAAGGCCCTGCCGAAGAGGTCTATATTCGTACCATCAAACGTATGAAACCGGATCTTATTGTGCTTGCCGGTTTTATGCGGGTCGTGAAACCCCGTTTTATCCAGAGTTTTCCAAACAAAATTATCAATATTCATCCATCGCTTTTACCAGCGTATCCTGGTCTTCATACCCACGAGCGTGTTCTTGCGGCTGGAGAAAAGGAGTCAGGGTGTACGGTGCATTTTGTGAATGAAAAGGTGGATGGAGGAAAGCGGATTATCCAGGCTCGCGTTCAGGTTCTTCCGGGGGATACACCACAGACACTTGCTGCTCGTGTGCTTGAAAAGGAACACAAGATCCTTCCCTATGCTATCCGTCTTTTACTTGAAAAGAAAATATCGTATGATTCACTCGTTGAACCAATCCAATGGGGGGAAGAATGGAAATTTTAG
- the rseP gene encoding RIP metalloprotease RseP codes for MSTLLSYLLALVVLSLLVFVHELGHFVVARLFGITVEVFSIGFGPEIFGWTRGTTRYRVSWVPFGGYCKLKGEFSESAPDSLYGKPPWVRILVLLAGPVANLLAAVVVMIALYGVGYSEVLPSRRVDVMEKIAEEISPAWKAGLRPGSEILSLNGKEIQNFQNIMEEVALRVNQEVETVYVLNGQTNKTYVKPILNQETGLGVIGVFPLYEAVVGAVISNRAAAKAGLKRGDRIVAVEGKTIRYYYELRSVLEHNQEKEIRLTYVRGQDTNTVSLKVESLEGRGVIGIQLSGEGEVVTNRVKSASWLLALSDGTRALWDQFLLTIRGFKSLLSGRISVSQNLYGPLRIVQTTALVTQLRDFSLLMRFVAVISLGLALANLLPIPGLDGGHVAIATVELLMRRRLDDRIRVAIESFGILVLLMLASWVLSNDIVNLLRGN; via the coding sequence ATGAGTACCTTGTTGTCGTATCTGCTTGCCCTTGTTGTTTTGAGTCTTTTGGTTTTTGTCCATGAATTGGGGCATTTTGTAGTGGCAAGACTCTTTGGTATTACGGTTGAGGTGTTTTCTATTGGTTTTGGTCCGGAGATTTTTGGCTGGACGCGGGGAACAACTCGCTACCGGGTGAGCTGGGTGCCCTTTGGAGGTTACTGTAAGCTCAAGGGAGAATTCTCCGAAAGTGCACCGGATTCTCTCTATGGGAAACCACCCTGGGTGAGAATTCTCGTGCTTTTGGCTGGTCCTGTCGCTAATCTGTTGGCGGCTGTAGTGGTGATGATTGCTCTCTATGGTGTGGGATATAGTGAGGTGCTTCCCTCCCGTCGTGTGGATGTGATGGAAAAGATTGCCGAAGAGATTTCCCCGGCCTGGAAGGCTGGGCTCCGTCCCGGGAGTGAAATTCTTTCTCTCAATGGGAAAGAGATTCAGAATTTCCAGAATATTATGGAAGAGGTTGCTCTTCGTGTGAATCAAGAGGTAGAGACAGTGTACGTACTTAATGGGCAAACAAATAAAACATACGTAAAACCGATCCTTAACCAGGAGACAGGTCTGGGTGTGATAGGGGTTTTCCCCCTTTATGAGGCAGTGGTGGGGGCAGTCATTTCTAACAGGGCCGCAGCGAAGGCGGGTTTAAAACGTGGGGATAGGATTGTTGCTGTTGAGGGGAAAACTATCCGCTATTACTATGAGTTGCGTTCTGTTCTTGAACATAACCAGGAGAAAGAGATTCGTTTAACGTATGTTCGAGGACAGGATACCAATACGGTTTCTCTAAAAGTCGAGTCCCTGGAAGGTCGGGGGGTTATTGGTATTCAGCTTTCTGGTGAGGGTGAGGTGGTTACCAACCGTGTGAAAAGTGCCTCGTGGCTCTTGGCTCTCTCGGATGGGACTCGTGCTCTCTGGGATCAGTTTCTTCTTACCATAAGGGGGTTTAAAAGCCTTTTGAGTGGAAGGATTTCTGTTTCTCAGAATCTGTATGGTCCTCTGCGTATCGTGCAAACGACGGCTCTGGTGACACAGCTCAGGGATTTTTCTCTTTTGATGAGGTTTGTTGCTGTGATTAGTTTAGGACTTGCGCTGGCGAATCTTTTACCCATTCCCGGGTTGGATGGAGGGCATGTGGCGATTGCTACGGTGGAGTTACTCATGCGAAGACGGCTGGATGATCGTATCCGTGTGGCTATTGAGAGTTTTGGAATTCTGGTACTCTTGATGCTTGCTTCCTGGGTACTGTCCAATGATATTGTTAATCTTTTGAGAGGAAACTAA
- a CDS encoding FumA C-terminus/TtdB family hydratase beta subunit encodes MAISLSFPVEKLPALSCGDVVRIQGTVYTARDQAHKRLVEALKRGEELPFSLKGQLIYYCGPTPPREDGLFGSAGPTTSARMDPFTPRLIEAGVVATMGKGPRSEAVREACAKYGAVYLLTFGGAGAFLARSIRSQRLVAYPDLGAEAIYELVVEDFPAIVGIDARGRVLSEGEWFELQKEKSA; translated from the coding sequence ATGGCAATTTCTCTCTCTTTTCCTGTGGAAAAGCTTCCTGCGCTTTCTTGTGGGGACGTGGTAAGGATTCAGGGGACGGTGTATACCGCTAGAGACCAGGCGCATAAACGGCTTGTTGAGGCTCTCAAGAGAGGCGAAGAGCTTCCTTTTTCTCTCAAGGGGCAGCTTATTTATTATTGTGGTCCGACGCCACCCCGGGAGGATGGACTCTTTGGTTCGGCAGGACCTACAACCTCGGCACGGATGGATCCCTTTACGCCTCGCTTGATAGAGGCCGGGGTGGTAGCCACGATGGGCAAGGGTCCACGAAGTGAAGCCGTTCGAGAGGCGTGTGCAAAATATGGAGCGGTGTATCTTCTTACCTTTGGGGGAGCGGGAGCTTTTCTTGCTCGCAGCATTCGTTCTCAGCGTTTGGTGGCGTATCCGGATTTGGGAGCGGAGGCTATTTATGAGCTGGTAGTAGAGGATTTTCCCGCGATTGTTGGTATAGATGCCCGGGGGAGGGTTCTTTCGGAGGGTGAGTGGTTTGAACTTCAGAAGGAGAAAAGCGCATGA
- a CDS encoding TrkH family potassium uptake protein, giving the protein MIKLFRWLWVFSGTVLLVWGFWTRSLFWIHLFWQTLVWGLVVAEVVIFLRERYLSFSSILILLWTFFFYTIYGKHFFGGIERVLFLSQDMYVLNATLTLSFLAIWLVKNSTFLTWISRKGWQPYMVIVFSFFVLIWTGTILLLFPFSRQGNEPLSFLDALFTATSAVCVTGLTVLDTGKDFSLIGQMVILGLIQVGGLGLMVFAGAFAFMLGKGLSIQGGMTLTSALGTSSFREVREMVRSILFFTLGWELLGTILLFFGFLPGKNWGEAAYYALFHSISAFCNAGFSLFSESLMGVRENVLVILTVGFLIIFGGLGFGVIRNLWWFLKKVLWIKDGIRSGKLQDVDEEVIKRLRENTYLRLHTKIVLRMTIFLIVTGMILVFFLEYNGELRGMSLGQKLLHSFFAAVTPRTAGFNTIDYGSVSRPTLLLTMVLMFVGASPGSTGGGIKTVVAFLVLLNTYYVLRETLRVKVGNREVPFESIRKAYLIFVMSMLWVSLVFGLLLFFEPKFSFEQLLFEVISAFGTVGLSTGITSGLSPVSKVLIILTMFFGRVGPLTLFYGIGFTSEKIVVRYLKEDVMVA; this is encoded by the coding sequence ATGATAAAACTTTTTCGTTGGTTGTGGGTTTTTTCGGGGACAGTCCTGTTGGTTTGGGGATTCTGGACGAGGAGTCTTTTCTGGATTCATCTGTTCTGGCAGACACTTGTGTGGGGATTGGTTGTGGCTGAGGTTGTGATTTTCCTGCGGGAGCGATATCTTTCTTTTTCTTCTATTTTGATACTTCTCTGGACATTCTTTTTTTATACAATTTATGGGAAGCATTTTTTTGGGGGAATTGAGAGGGTACTTTTTCTTTCTCAGGATATGTATGTTTTGAATGCTACGCTGACGCTTTCTTTTCTGGCGATATGGCTTGTGAAGAATTCTACATTTTTGACGTGGATCTCTCGAAAAGGCTGGCAACCCTATATGGTGATTGTGTTTTCGTTTTTTGTTCTGATATGGACAGGGACGATTTTGCTTCTTTTTCCCTTTTCCCGGCAGGGAAATGAGCCTCTTTCTTTTCTGGACGCTTTGTTTACCGCCACATCCGCTGTATGTGTCACGGGGCTTACGGTTCTGGATACGGGGAAGGATTTTTCTCTGATAGGGCAGATGGTGATTTTGGGGCTTATTCAAGTGGGGGGACTGGGGCTTATGGTGTTTGCGGGGGCGTTTGCCTTTATGCTGGGGAAGGGGCTTTCCATCCAGGGTGGGATGACGCTTACCAGTGCCCTGGGAACATCGAGCTTTCGTGAAGTACGGGAAATGGTTCGGAGTATCTTGTTTTTCACGCTGGGATGGGAGCTCTTGGGGACTATCTTGCTTTTTTTTGGATTTTTACCGGGGAAAAACTGGGGGGAGGCGGCGTATTATGCCCTGTTTCACTCGATAAGTGCTTTTTGTAATGCGGGGTTTTCTCTTTTTTCTGAGAGTCTTATGGGGGTGCGAGAGAATGTCTTGGTGATCCTTACGGTGGGGTTTTTGATTATTTTTGGTGGACTGGGTTTTGGTGTCATAAGAAATCTGTGGTGGTTTCTGAAAAAGGTCTTGTGGATAAAGGATGGGATACGCTCTGGAAAGTTACAGGATGTGGATGAAGAGGTGATAAAACGACTCCGAGAGAACACGTATCTGCGGCTTCATACGAAGATTGTTTTGAGAATGACAATATTTTTGATTGTTACGGGGATGATTTTGGTGTTTTTCCTTGAGTATAATGGAGAACTTCGAGGGATGAGTTTGGGGCAGAAGCTTTTGCATAGTTTTTTTGCGGCAGTTACACCGAGAACAGCGGGTTTTAATACGATTGATTATGGTTCTGTTTCCCGCCCGACACTTCTTCTTACCATGGTTTTGATGTTTGTTGGGGCTTCGCCTGGCTCGACAGGTGGTGGTATCAAAACCGTGGTGGCGTTCCTTGTGCTTCTTAATACGTATTATGTCTTGAGGGAAACGCTTCGCGTGAAAGTAGGGAATAGAGAAGTACCTTTTGAAAGTATCAGGAAGGCATATCTTATTTTTGTTATGTCGATGTTGTGGGTGAGTCTTGTTTTTGGGTTGTTACTTTTCTTTGAACCGAAATTTTCCTTTGAACAGCTTTTGTTTGAGGTAATATCTGCTTTTGGGACGGTGGGGTTGAGTACGGGGATCACCTCTGGGCTTTCTCCTGTTTCGAAGGTTTTGATTATTTTGACGATGTTTTTTGGGCGTGTGGGGCCTCTTACACTTTTTTATGGGATAGGGTTTACATCTGAAAAAATAGTAGTTCGATATTTGAAAGAAGATGTGATGGTAGCGTAG
- the alaS gene encoding alanine--tRNA ligase, translating to MTSREIRKAFLEYFRSKNHTIVPSSSLIPENDPTLLFTTAGMVQFKQFYSRVVEPPFPCAATVQKCLRAGGKSSDLENVGKTPRHHTFFEMLGNFSFGDYFKKEAIEYAYEFVTKVVKIPQEKLWVSVYENDDEAYELWQKIGGFSPERIVRLGKKDNWWGPAGDEGACGPCSEIYIDLRDVIEYPPCDEEKPGPCDGFLEFWNLVFNQYNQDLSGQLHPLEYTGIDTGMGLERLTMILQGKKSVYETDIFEPIIKKALKISGLKYEGKNRVPINVIADHARAVTFVLSEGVFPTNEGRGYVLRHILRRAIRYGKMMGLDKPFFYQMVEPVVEAMGDFYPEIKEHAAMAEKVIYSEEEAFFKTLNRGLEKLQDFIQEMREAGQATLSGEKIFMLYDSLGFPLDFVQEVAVDEGFGLDMEGFQQRMEEQKKRARANWKGEGFDFRILQGIVQETEYVGEDLYECEAKVTKLIKNGQLVESVSENDDIIVITDRTPFYGEKGGQVGDQGVFEHRGSRVVIQDTKVYEKTILHYGRVLNGTLEVGDTCLLRVDVEKKQATARHHTATHLIHKALRLFFGDHVRQAGSYVSPVSLRFDFTHPQALTKEEIERVEAEVNRIILENRPVHRHIMSREEALKMDAMAIFEEKYGEVVRVIEVEGFSRELCGGTHVYRTGDIGLVKIISESSVSAGTRRIEAVAGMRSLELFQTLFYRSKELAMILTAEEDRIIDRVKELQQQLKDQEKAILENKKNLAWFQIEEELANQPAGKPVFIMKRMDIDQEALLGVVDTFKAKVKEGVILLFRVSDDSKIQIVCGVTPNLTTRLKANEVVKKAASQLGGGGGGRPDMAQAGGKDVSRLGEVMEAMANEIRTLLGV from the coding sequence ATGACATCCAGAGAAATCCGAAAAGCTTTTTTGGAATATTTTCGTTCTAAAAATCATACGATTGTACCATCAAGTTCTCTCATACCGGAGAATGACCCCACCCTTTTATTTACCACAGCGGGGATGGTACAGTTCAAACAATTTTATTCCCGTGTGGTGGAGCCACCTTTTCCCTGTGCTGCCACTGTCCAGAAATGTCTTCGTGCGGGAGGCAAGAGTAGTGACCTCGAAAACGTAGGGAAAACCCCACGTCATCATACCTTCTTTGAGATGCTTGGAAATTTTTCCTTTGGTGATTACTTCAAAAAAGAAGCCATAGAATACGCGTATGAGTTTGTTACGAAGGTGGTGAAAATCCCTCAGGAAAAACTCTGGGTTTCGGTGTACGAGAATGATGATGAAGCCTATGAGCTGTGGCAAAAAATAGGAGGATTTTCCCCTGAGAGGATTGTTCGCCTGGGGAAAAAAGACAACTGGTGGGGACCAGCTGGTGATGAGGGGGCTTGTGGACCATGTTCGGAGATTTATATCGATCTCAGGGACGTGATCGAGTACCCTCCTTGTGATGAGGAAAAGCCTGGCCCATGTGATGGTTTTCTTGAATTCTGGAATCTGGTGTTCAACCAGTACAATCAGGATCTCTCCGGTCAGCTTCATCCTCTCGAGTATACAGGTATCGATACGGGGATGGGACTGGAGCGACTTACCATGATCCTTCAGGGCAAGAAAAGTGTCTACGAGACGGATATCTTTGAACCCATCATCAAAAAAGCTCTCAAGATTTCCGGTTTAAAATATGAGGGCAAAAATCGTGTGCCTATCAATGTGATTGCTGACCATGCGCGAGCTGTGACGTTTGTTCTTTCTGAGGGAGTGTTTCCCACCAATGAGGGGCGAGGGTATGTGCTTCGTCATATCCTCCGGAGGGCTATCCGCTACGGAAAAATGATGGGGCTTGATAAGCCGTTTTTCTATCAGATGGTAGAGCCTGTGGTTGAGGCTATGGGGGATTTCTATCCCGAGATTAAAGAACATGCCGCTATGGCAGAAAAGGTGATCTACTCTGAGGAGGAGGCATTTTTCAAAACGTTGAATCGTGGTCTTGAAAAACTTCAAGATTTTATTCAAGAGATGCGAGAAGCTGGGCAGGCCACACTCTCGGGTGAGAAAATCTTTATGTTGTATGATTCGCTGGGGTTTCCCCTGGATTTTGTGCAGGAAGTGGCTGTTGATGAGGGTTTTGGGCTCGACATGGAGGGCTTTCAACAGCGTATGGAAGAACAGAAAAAACGAGCCCGTGCGAACTGGAAGGGAGAGGGATTCGATTTTAGGATTTTGCAGGGTATTGTTCAGGAAACCGAGTACGTTGGAGAAGATCTCTACGAATGTGAGGCAAAAGTTACCAAACTTATCAAAAACGGTCAGCTTGTGGAAAGTGTTTCTGAGAACGATGATATTATTGTCATCACTGACAGGACTCCCTTTTATGGGGAAAAGGGTGGACAGGTGGGGGATCAGGGTGTGTTTGAACATCGTGGTTCTCGGGTGGTGATTCAGGATACCAAGGTGTATGAAAAGACTATTCTTCATTATGGTCGGGTCCTCAATGGAACACTTGAGGTGGGGGATACGTGTCTTTTACGTGTGGATGTGGAGAAAAAACAGGCGACTGCCCGTCATCATACCGCGACACACCTGATTCACAAGGCACTGCGTCTTTTTTTTGGGGACCATGTTCGCCAGGCCGGATCATATGTTTCTCCTGTCTCGTTGCGGTTTGATTTTACCCATCCTCAGGCCCTGACAAAAGAAGAGATTGAACGTGTGGAAGCAGAAGTGAATCGCATCATTCTTGAAAACCGTCCTGTTCATCGCCATATCATGAGCCGTGAAGAGGCTCTTAAGATGGATGCGATGGCTATTTTTGAGGAGAAGTATGGGGAAGTTGTTCGGGTTATTGAGGTGGAAGGATTCTCTCGAGAGTTGTGTGGTGGTACCCACGTGTATCGAACGGGAGATATAGGACTGGTGAAGATTATTTCTGAGAGTTCGGTTTCTGCTGGTACCCGTCGTATTGAAGCTGTGGCCGGGATGCGTTCACTCGAACTTTTCCAGACGCTTTTCTATCGCTCGAAGGAATTGGCGATGATACTGACCGCTGAAGAAGATCGTATCATTGATCGTGTCAAAGAGCTTCAGCAGCAGTTAAAAGATCAGGAAAAAGCTATCCTTGAAAACAAGAAAAATCTCGCCTGGTTTCAGATAGAAGAGGAACTGGCTAACCAACCGGCAGGGAAACCAGTCTTTATCATGAAGAGGATGGATATCGATCAGGAAGCACTCCTTGGTGTGGTTGATACCTTTAAAGCCAAGGTGAAAGAGGGGGTGATTCTTCTCTTTCGTGTTTCTGATGATTCGAAAATTCAGATTGTCTGTGGTGTGACACCGAACCTCACGACGAGACTCAAGGCGAACGAGGTGGTGAAAAAGGCTGCTTCCCAACTTGGTGGTGGGGGGGGCGGGCGCCCTGATATGGCTCAAGCGGGTGGAAAGGATGTCTCAAGGCTTGGCGAGGTAATGGAAGCCATGGCAAACGAGATCCGAACTCTTCTGGGAGTATAG
- a CDS encoding integrase catalytic domain-containing protein: MFERRPIYRETAKQYQKASKKEKMEILDYFVRITGLKNRNYAARLLRQHGKTIYVGKKNYLKADIAKKGKRPGRKKKFGEEELKMLKQVWEIENYMCGKRLKPILNEVLDNLLANGHLHGSPQAIENLRHISASSIDRLLKHERKKLEIKGRKGTKPGTLLKQQIAIRTWAEWDENCPGFMEIDLVAHEGGNSRGDFAQTLNMVDVWSGWTELVAIKNKASKWVREAIEKVQRRLPFELRGIDSDTGAEFINHPLRDWCEKNQIKFTRGRSSRSNDNCYVEQKNYSIVRQNVGYFRYDTEEEVYYLNRLYAYLRLYANFFQPVMKMTEKKRIGSKVQKKHDDIKTPYQRLLESSYVSEAQKKYLTRLYKALDLFHLRQKITACQRKLYSLQKKKNVKNKNLEETVWNF; encoded by the coding sequence ATGTTTGAAAGGAGACCTATTTACAGGGAAACGGCAAAACAATATCAAAAAGCCAGCAAAAAGGAAAAAATGGAGATACTGGATTATTTTGTGAGGATAACAGGCCTAAAAAATCGAAACTATGCCGCCAGGCTCTTGAGGCAGCACGGAAAAACCATCTATGTAGGCAAGAAAAATTACCTTAAAGCCGACATAGCCAAGAAGGGCAAAAGACCTGGCAGAAAGAAAAAATTCGGCGAAGAGGAACTAAAAATGCTAAAACAGGTCTGGGAAATTGAAAACTACATGTGTGGCAAACGTTTAAAGCCAATTTTAAATGAAGTTTTAGATAATCTCTTAGCAAACGGACATCTCCACGGTTCTCCACAGGCTATAGAAAACTTGCGCCATATAAGTGCTTCAAGTATTGACCGACTTTTGAAACATGAGCGTAAAAAGCTTGAGATAAAAGGACGAAAAGGTACAAAGCCTGGAACGTTGTTAAAGCAACAAATAGCTATACGCACGTGGGCAGAGTGGGATGAAAATTGCCCTGGGTTCATGGAGATTGATCTGGTAGCCCATGAGGGAGGAAATAGCCGGGGAGATTTTGCTCAAACATTAAATATGGTGGATGTTTGGAGCGGTTGGACAGAACTTGTGGCAATCAAAAACAAAGCTTCAAAATGGGTAAGAGAAGCCATAGAAAAAGTCCAAAGAAGACTTCCTTTTGAGTTACGGGGAATTGATTCTGATACCGGCGCTGAATTTATTAATCATCCTCTGCGTGATTGGTGTGAGAAGAACCAGATAAAATTTACAAGGGGAAGAAGCTCCCGTTCCAATGATAACTGCTACGTCGAGCAGAAAAACTATTCCATAGTCCGCCAGAATGTTGGATACTTCCGCTACGATACCGAGGAAGAAGTCTACTACTTGAACCGACTCTATGCGTATCTCAGGCTTTATGCCAACTTTTTTCAACCGGTTATGAAAATGACAGAGAAAAAGAGAATCGGAAGCAAGGTGCAAAAGAAGCATGATGATATTAAAACTCCCTACCAGCGGCTTTTAGAAAGCTCTTATGTAAGTGAGGCACAAAAGAAATACCTCACAAGGCTTTATAAGGCTCTCGATTTGTTTCACCTAAGACAAAAAATTACGGCTTGCCAGAGAAAACTTTACAGCCTTCAAAAGAAAAAGAATGTAAAAAACAAAAATTTGGAGGAAACTGTATGGAATTTTTGA
- a CDS encoding transposase, whose protein sequence is MEFLSTFFYEAMIRISSTFLFDATGEVLESMLKEEREIYLENNPPTKGNGFYERDLKTAFGELTAIRVPRTRDNGFKSALLPYRKRITEDLDALIRAMLISGMSTRKIAEVLKELYEIKISYANISRISQVGIEEIQKWRSRPLMEEYAVVFLDAMVFPIKRDR, encoded by the coding sequence ATGGAATTTTTGAGTACTTTTTTTTATGAGGCAATGATTCGAATTTCGAGTACTTTTTTATTTGACGCAACGGGGGAAGTATTAGAGAGTATGTTAAAAGAGGAAAGAGAGATTTACCTGGAAAACAATCCTCCCACAAAAGGCAATGGCTTTTACGAAAGGGATTTAAAGACAGCTTTTGGCGAGCTTACAGCCATACGTGTTCCAAGAACAAGGGATAATGGATTTAAAAGTGCCCTTCTTCCCTATCGCAAACGCATCACAGAAGACTTAGATGCATTAATCAGGGCTATGTTGATATCAGGAATGTCAACAAGGAAGATAGCAGAAGTTTTAAAAGAGCTTTATGAAATAAAGATTTCTTATGCTAACATCTCAAGGATAAGCCAGGTAGGCATAGAAGAGATTCAGAAGTGGCGTAGTCGCCCTCTCATGGAAGAATATGCCGTGGTATTTCTGGATGCTATGGTGTTTCCTATCAAGAGAGATAGGTAG